Sequence from the Penaeus vannamei isolate JL-2024 chromosome 16, ASM4276789v1, whole genome shotgun sequence genome:
GATTTTTTTCAGATCAGGGTTTCTTATCAAAAGTGCGAGATGAAGATGTACCGAAAATGCTTTTCCTCTCTGTCAATCCTAACAAGGTAAGTTTTGCCGATcatgcgcataaacacacacacacacacacacacacacacacacacacacacacacacacacacacacacacacacacacacacacacacacacacacacacacacacacgcacacacatacaaccatatatatacattaacaaacTAGCAATAAGAGTGAAAAACGACATAACGAAATCAGTAAAATGTTATACTGCAATACTCCTTGTTCTGTTACCGTTTCAAATAACATCATAGTGAAATGGACTTAACAGATTGAAGAGCAAGGCACCACCAGCGCGGCTTCTGGGTATACTGACGGCGTCAGCATTGGCAAGAAAGTCGTGGTGTCAGAGTTCCGCTCTGAAGAAACGTCAGATTCCGTCACACGATTGTTAGAGAAATTTGAGGTAATATCAAGTACTTAAGTTTCATTAATCTGCTTCATAATGCAAAATACAGGAGGACTAGGAATCAGTTTGTTAATACTGAAAGAATGttttaacacttttttttatttcttagctATTTGTTTTTaacttatcctcattttcatttttttttctttattgcagaAATCACTGAGCGAGAAGAGCATAACCCCAGTCCGTCGGGAACTGCAACTCCGCATCCTCAAACTCAGCAGTGTGGAGCTGAACACCAACACCCTCAGCACCCTGGAGAGCAACTTCTCCGACGAGAACGACCAGCTGAGCAATGACGAGGAAGACATTCTGGAATTCACCGAAATCTTCGAGATGTTCAACTTATCCGCGCCCGAGAACATCAAAGTCAACTTCGGGAATATCATTTCGAGCAAGAAGATCCCGCTGAAGAGAGGCGACATCGGGAACTACAGCAAGAAGACGTTCTTCGTGTACGCGGAGAACAAGATCATGATGAAAATCTgcgactccctctctcctctggaCGTCTATCGCCTCTACGAGATCATCAGGGAGTCGAAGGACACCGAGAATGATGACAAAGTGAAGGACCTCTTGTCTCAGCAGATCGATCAAAGGGCACTGGAGAAAGTGCGTGGCCTGAAGGACGTCGCTTTTTACTACCTCACGCTCACGATGATGAGGAAACAGCTCCTCAACCGCCTGTACACTCACAGACTCGCTTTCCTCTTCGACCAGCTAAAGGAAATGAAGAGCGGAAAAGACCCCAACATCGACCGCATTCTGGACACCCTCAATCGATACCCTGTGGCTTCTCGACCCCCGGGGCTGTGCATTGTGTTCAACATGTTGCAGAACCGAGAAGGGGCGGCCAAGGACCTCACTAAAGTGAAGGAATTGTTTGAGAAGGAATATAAGTACGATGTCTTCGTGAAAGTTGACCCCACAGCTGAAGAAATAAAGACTATTGTCAGCAAACTGAAGGCAGCAAGGAACAAGTTTTACGACAGGTAATCATAAATTTCTTCTTTCACAATATGCATGGACCATTGAGCTCTAAGACGTttactgaaaaaagaaacaaaaggtttAAATGCCACATATCATTTCAGGGCAGGAAATTAATCACGTTATCAGTATAATTGATTTTAAAGTAAttcaaacaatgacaaaaaacagGTCTAATTGCTACAATTAATCTTAACAAAAGTCAAACATAATTAGTCTTAGTAAAACGAAGCAAAAGTCGATTTACCACAAAATTTACCACATATCAATACAATTAATCTCACCACAAATCAAACACAATAAATCTTCAAAGAAAACGAGACATAGGTCTACATCACACAGCTAATTTAGGGGGAGACCATTCTAAACCTAACGTCACTCATTCCCAGCTTGGTCGTGTGGTTCATGGGTCACGGTGACAAAACTTACCTCACAGTGAAGAATGAACAGCGTATTCACCGGCGCACCGACCTCATCCAACCATTCACGGAAATTGAGTGGTTTAACAAGAAGCCCAAACTTTTCTTCATACAGGCGTGCGCTGtgaagaaagaccgaaagaggtTCTCGTCAACGTGTGAGTTTTTGAGATTTCTTGCGTTTGTTTGACGTTATTtctgtcatgttttttttatgtgattcaaAATTGtgtctattatttcttttctggCATTGTTTTTGCAAGAATGTTCCTAATTGGAAAAGGTGGGAAATTTACACGGCCAAGAACAAAAAGAGGTTGATGTCATAAAAGGCCTTtttgattaagaaaaataaataaataaataaatagaaaataaataaattttcagAAAAAgtcaaagatttttttctgtgattcAACATACTAAGCTGCATGAATCGAAGACTTTTAAGACATATTTCTCCTAGTTTACACAACGAGACaaataatatttttgtattttggtgCTTTCATAATTCCTATATTGGGCATTCTAGCACAAAGATGTATGATTTAGTAGTGACTTTGGAAACAATTGCCAGTGTGGATTAAAAAAGGTTTGGTGTTAGGTcaatctcatttctttttcttcttttttattgaacAATTCCAGTTAGCAGTGCTAGAAATATTTCCTGAATAAAGCCAGATtaatgaagatgaataaaatTTTCCTATGATGTAAGCCCTCTGTGATAggactaaaataaacaaaaaacaaaaaaatacctcgccccccccccccgtctctctctctctctctctctctctctctctctctctctctctctctctctctctctctctctctctctctctctctctgtatctcccccccctctccctctctctttgttcttctcttttctcttgcttctgatattcttcctcttccttcccctcccatccatccatccccctttaccctcctgcATTCTCGCAACCACTCTTTTACCCTCCaaaacccctcttcccc
This genomic interval carries:
- the LOC113826361 gene encoding caspase-8-like isoform X1, coding for MEPFKRQSSEYLLSNNQGFLSKVRDEDVPKMLFLSVNPNKIEEQGTTSAASGYTDGVSIGKKVVVSEFRSEETSDSVTRLLEKFEKSLSEKSITPVRRELQLRILKLSSVELNTNTLSTLESNFSDENDQLSNDEEDILEFTEIFEMFNLSAPENIKVNFGNIISSKKIPLKRGDIGNYSKKTFFVYAENKIMMKICDSLSPLDVYRLYEIIRESKDTENDDKVKDLLSQQIDQRALEKVRGLKDVAFYYLTLTMMRKQLLNRLYTHRLAFLFDQLKEMKSGKDPNIDRILDTLNRYPVASRPPGLCIVFNMLQNREGAAKDLTKVKELFEKEYKYDVFVKVDPTAEEIKTIVSKLKAARNKFYDSLVVWFMGHGDKTYLTVKNEQRIHRRTDLIQPFTEIEWFNKKPKLFFIQACAVKKDRKRFSSTSQPKELQGLQASTDSIGWRAPASSEWQDKYASYTDVSQVNSFADTLISYATMWYQYASRGEEGSLYVDTLVDQLRQYGCRESVENVLRRVHYNVNTVALLHSEHGQDITWKQAPYFESSLQKAFIFPKPEKPAAGVGQ
- the LOC113826361 gene encoding caspase-8-like isoform X2 translates to MSVNNPTPGSVDQGFLSKVRDEDVPKMLFLSVNPNKIEEQGTTSAASGYTDGVSIGKKVVVSEFRSEETSDSVTRLLEKFEKSLSEKSITPVRRELQLRILKLSSVELNTNTLSTLESNFSDENDQLSNDEEDILEFTEIFEMFNLSAPENIKVNFGNIISSKKIPLKRGDIGNYSKKTFFVYAENKIMMKICDSLSPLDVYRLYEIIRESKDTENDDKVKDLLSQQIDQRALEKVRGLKDVAFYYLTLTMMRKQLLNRLYTHRLAFLFDQLKEMKSGKDPNIDRILDTLNRYPVASRPPGLCIVFNMLQNREGAAKDLTKVKELFEKEYKYDVFVKVDPTAEEIKTIVSKLKAARNKFYDSLVVWFMGHGDKTYLTVKNEQRIHRRTDLIQPFTEIEWFNKKPKLFFIQACAVKKDRKRFSSTSQPKELQGLQASTDSIGWRAPASSEWQDKYASYTDVSQVNSFADTLISYATMWYQYASRGEEGSLYVDTLVDQLRQYGCRESVENVLRRVHYNVNTVALLHSEHGQDITWKQAPYFESSLQKAFIFPKPEKPAAGVGQ